The Triticum aestivum cultivar Chinese Spring chromosome 4B, IWGSC CS RefSeq v2.1, whole genome shotgun sequence sequence TGAAGATTCAAGACTCTAGGATCCCACTGTGTTGTAGCAGAAAGCTCCAGTCCATGACCAAGAAAATCTTTCACAACAGGAACAAATAAGCAAGACACCCATGTGGTCGAAAACAGCTTAATAGTGCCGAGGCAATGAACATCAAAGATTCCTGGGTCCCATAATCTGCTAGCTGAACTTGTTACTTTAGGAAGCACCCTCTGTTCCACATTTTTAATTGCAAAGGTTGAACCTGAATCTCCTATCATAGAGCTCCATCGAGTGTAAATAAGAACTGTGCAATTTTGCAATTTACCTGCAACAGCAGCATGTGGTGACATGGAGTTGTTGTGAATACCAAATTGCTTTGTACAAGTTTTAGATGCACCCCTTATACCCGGATTCCACAACCTTAGCCCACACAAGAATTGGCAGAAGTATTTCAGTTGTGGTTCCTCTTGAACTGGCAATGCTGTGGGCATAGTTCCGGAGATAATAAAATTTGGTCCATGACCAAGAGAGCATCTCACCACAGGAATGAATAAGCACAACATCCACTCAATCACAGTACCAAGGTAATGAACATGCCAGATATCCTTGAGCACTAACTGCCACGTACTTGCACTTGCTTGCAAACCAGTAGAACAAGCAGCAACAGCAAAATAGTCCAAATAAGTAGGAACACCTTCTCGCACTGGAGCAGCACAAGGATTGTACAAAGTCTCAAAAATGTTGGTGACCACACTGCCCTTGATACCATTAAAGAATGCCTGTGCAATTATCCAATGGAATTGTTCAAAATGATATAGGGGAGCAGTCAAGAGTTGCTCGGAGTTGCACTGTAAGCCAGCAAGGATGTCAGACGAGCTGGGGACTAGAAACACCGGAACCCATATATGCAATGGCAAGTGAAAGTGAATAATGGGCTGAGGAACTCCGGCAAACAATTCTCTTCCTTCTGTATGCAGTGATGGTACTCTTCTTTTGTTAACAGGTTCACCAGGTTGAGTAACATCCAGGAGGGCCTCAGCTTGAAATGTCATCGGTGCCTCCCTGATTATTTGTTGCACAGACCCCGATTTCGTTTCCCAGTAATTAGGTCGTTGTAGTTGTACCCATGGGACAGCTGACAACCCAGGTTTGCCAATCAAACCATCCACACTCAGGCTGCTCGTCATATCATCGGTGCCTCCCATCATAATTTTCATAGTCACCAATAATACCCACCATGTACTACTAATTATggtgtagcaagaatattcagttGCACTAGCAAACTCATGAGAGATACCTTTAACTCCTCTTAAGGTGAACCGAGAAGAATTGAGCATAGTTTCACATCCGTCGCCACAATCAGGAGGTCCAGCCAGAGGTAGAGGACAATAAACATGAACTGGTTGCACCAGACAAAAATGCCATTCAACATTCATCAGCTCAGTGTACTTGTCGAATAGGAAGTCTGTGGGCAAAAGTGCAGCTTCCCAATTAAGCACCGAAGTCAAAACCTCGCTGGTAGCATGGAACTCGTTGTGAGCTTCATAAATTGTACAGGCCAGCTGCACATATTGGTTATGTGGGCACCATTTCTTAAGCATCTGGAACACATCATCCATCTGCAAGTGACCTTGTCGCCATGAGCTAACTAAAAGAAGTGAAAAATGTTGTGCACCCATGGACAAAATGTCAACTACGTGAGCCATATACCAATTAGTCTTGCATGCCTCACGTGCTGCTAGTACCATATTTATGGAACCTGATTTTATGTCTGAACCTGAAGCTATCAGAAACTCGCACAAGAGGTCTAGTAACTGTGACTTTCCTGCAGCTGACTCCAGcaacattcggacacaccccaGATTCACCTTGACATGGACTGGTGGCAAGGTCGAACAACGAACCACATACCTGCTCGACACAGTTGCGGCGCTTGATGGCGACTCGGCAATATTGCCCTGAGCTGTATTGATATGCTTGCTGAAGAACGAAGGCCATGGTACTGGCCGGATCACCTGTCCTTGTGCATTCAGACCCATTGTCAGATTTGCTCTGGGCACTGGTGTCAACACGTAGGCAACCTCGACATAGCTTTTTAACCAACAACTCGTGGGAGTTGTTGTGATGAGTTCGAGGTCAGGAACCGGGCGCTGCGGTGGAGGTGTAGCCAGTGTAGTCCAGAGTACCATGGACACTGACATTGGGCCATCGTCATCATTACCATGGGCCAGACCACCGGTCGAGAAGATGGCGGGCGTTGGTGCAGCGATGTGGATGGTGTTGATGTCGAGGGCCTCGTCGCACACAGCAGGGGAGGCAAGCTCGGGAAATATGTTGACAGTGGCATCAGAACTCGGGCACTCTGTCGAGCGCATGGTCGTTGTTGGAGTAGCAAGCCTGCTGCCGCCGATGCCATGGTCTTGTACTTCATGGGCGTGGCCATCACCACGCTTCTCGGAGCCCATCGCTTCATCCTTCAtgatctctttctcccttatccgAGCAAGGCACGATGCTCTGGTGATGCTAGACGGCATTTGCGACTGCACGGCTGCTTGAATATCCATGTGCAAGCCCTGGACGTACTGGTGTACGAAGCACTTGATGCTTATGGTGGAGTTGAGATCCAGCACACGATGTACTCGTTCCCAGAATGCCGCCGTGTACTCGGCCATGGTTGTGGTCTGCTTGAGCTCCAGCAGCAAGCACAAGTGCAGGTTATACTCCGGCGACACGTCCTGGATGTCAAGGAGACAGGCGTGCCCGTAGACATACCGACCATGCAAGGCGagagcccgcgccgccccgactTTTGATCGAAGCTGAACCACTGCCTCCACATGGTGGATTCTCTGGAACACGACGACCTTCAACACACCATACACGGCAAACACCTGCAGTAGTGTCTCCTCAGTGACCGGGTAGTACACATGGTGCACGGTGACGCGGAGAACGCCGCCGGTGAACACCTCTGGTTGGCTGGACATTTCGTCGAACATATGGTAGGCAGGAAGTAGGTGGTGATTTTTTTGTTGGCTCTGAATACCAAATTGTCACGACCCAAGCACAAGATGGGATGAACAGACTAATCAGCACCAATATTCAGATATAAATTGAGGATACAAGGAGAATATGGGgtgagaaatcagcaaggaaaggGGAGTTACAGAGAGCAGGAGGTGAGGGCGAGAGCAAGGGGGTGAGAAGCTTCAGACGTTTCACAAATCCATCCCTCCCTTCCTCTGTCTAGCTTCTCCTTTATAATCCATTCGCCTATTCACGGAACTGGGCCAAGCCCAAGTCTCACGGCCCATTCCATCGAGAAGGCCTTGGATAAGAAGAGGGCCATGACCCTTGGGACATGACACTACCCACTGTTCTAGAGCTTTAAGTTTATTTTTTGAAGCATCCACCTGTCTTTGTTTACATGCTTTCAGTCAATGTGGTTTTGGTTTAAGCTTTGATATTTCATCTCAGTTTTTCTTACCGTGCTTTTCCTGCAAGCAATGTACCGAGTGTTGCCGATGCCAAGGCCTACCTTCTGTCCCTGTTTATTCATATGCTATTTAATATCTACAGTTGAATACGCTTCAGATTTTGAGATATTGCCATATTGGACAGGCATTGGAAACAGTGGGGCTGAGAAGGAGACACCGGAGCAAGGCTCTGCTGCAAGCTCAAGCACAGAGTCGCCAAAGTCAGAGTAGTGCTAATGCGGATCCCCAACCCGGACAGTTAACCACTATTCCACTAAGTTGGTCTTGTAGTAGCGGTGTGGCAAAAATAGCTTGCTTTACGTTGTTGCCATTAAAATTGCAAAAATAGCTTGCGCTCAGAAACTGTCTGATCTGAGCAATGTAATCGGTATGCCCACTGTACTAGTATATCGTATTACAATATTGTTCTGATTGTAGTATTTTACAACGCTGCTGCACGTTACTATGGAGTTGTCGGGCGACAGGGTGACACCCGACCGGCGACGCGACGAGGACGGCAAGAACGCGCGTGATCTCTCTATAGCTAATTCAAATTCACACACATAATTTACATCAGATCGGGCGACGCGACGAGGACGGCAAGAACAACGGCGGACACAAGAGTGGAGGCAGCCAAAGAGGCGACGTGGCGGCACCCGATGCCGTAAGGCTCGAGGGTGCCGCTTGGCCCGAAGGTCCCGCTCCCGTTGAAGCTCCCCGGCGGGCCGAACGCCGACGGGGGACCGAACCCAGTCGGGGGTCCGAAGCCACCCGCGGGAGGGCCGAAGCCGGTCGGAGGGGGCCCGAAGTCGGACGGAGGGCTGGAGCCGACCGGAGGCGTGAGGCCACCCGACGGAGGGGCGAGGCTCGTCGGAGGGCTGGCGCTCGGCACGCTCGAGTTGGAGCCTCCCGCCATGGAGCTGCAACCATGAAATCGATACCGTGTCAGACTTTTGAAGTGATCTTGGAGCAGAAATATGCTGAGTGTCGCGAGAAATGGTGCTCACCTTCCCGCGAAGACGCACGATCCGGAGCCTGCAGCGAGCGATCAACATGAAAGAATCAGAGAACATACATCCATGGTGGTACAGGAGATCGAAGAAGCTGTGCCAGACTGCTGCTTACTGGGatcagtggtggtggtggtggcggtgccgTTGAAGGAGCAGGTGGCGCCGGTGCTGGAGCCCTTCTGGTAGTAGTCGTTGTAGGCGTAGGAGGCCAGCGCCGCCAGGTTGTTCTGCTTGTAGCAAGCCCCCCCGGGCTGGATCGCGGAGCAGTCGGCCTGGCCCTGCCCGCACGCCCAGCTCAGCCCCGCCTGCAGCGCCGTCGGGTCCGCGTTCTGCAGCGCCACGCAGAACGTCCCCGACGCCAGCGACCGCCTCCCGCCGCCCCCACCGGCAGTATGATGCGAGTAGCTGCGGTACACCAGCGCGCCGTCGAGCCCCTCCGGCTCCGCGGCGATCAGCGGGATGCCCGAGAAGCCGAGCGCCCGCATCGCGGCGTACGCGTCGGCGACTCtggcgtcgtcggcggcggcctcccgCGCGTGAGCCTGCTTGAGGAAGAGCGGCGAGCCGGTCTCGCTCAGGAACCGCAGGACGAGCCCCGCGACGCCGGCGGACCAGGACGGGGCGAGCGGGACCGACGACAGCGCGGTGGACACCCTGACACGGCCGTCGAGGCGGGCGGCGACGAGCGCGGCGTGGAGGTTCAGCATGGCGGGGACCAGCGAGTAGGCGTCGCCGGGAGAGCCAGAGCCGGACGACAGGACGTCGTCTCCCGCCAGGACGTGCGTGATCATGGTCGCCGGGACGAACGGCGCCACGTTGGCGGCGACCCAGAGCCGGGCCTCCTCCCGGAACTCGGCCATGTGCTGCAGCCGCGAGCTGGGGATGCTGACCATGACCTCCGCTCCGGTGTCGGCGAGGGATCGCAGCAGCCGGTGGTCCGCTCCGCCGCACACGCGCGCCCGCTTGGTCTGCTTAGACGAGTGCACGATCTTCGCCAGGTCCGACGGAGAATCCTCCGTCTCCGTGGGGAGGATCGTGTCGTCCCCCAGAGAAGTGCCTGCCCATCATCACGGTAAATTTGAGTTCAGTTGTAGTAAATATTTTTCTCGTTTGATCACGATGAGCTAGCATGTACGCGTGTCGCGTCTGCTTTCGCCTTTTTTGCTCATGAGTCACTCAACTCAAGATAAGACTCCGGAAAGGGAGCGCACAAGCATCGCATCGCAGCTTAAAAGTCCCTTTGTGCTGCTGCACGCTTTCAAGAAAACGAAAACGAAAAATAGAAGCCTGTCTGTGTGCCGTGCCGTCGCGTCTTTGGAAAAAGACGCCACCTCATGTAGTGCCGCCATGTTACATCCTTTCTGTTCTGTCTTTCCATCGTTCGTTCTTTCCACGATGctctacgtacgtacgtacgtccgGGAATGTATGTCGAGTTAAGTAACGAATCTTGGGCGCGCGACAGAAAGGAAGGCCTGAATGGAACCCGGCACCGGCAGCACGGCAGTGAAACTGAAACTGAAACCGGAGCACGGGCCTAAGCTAGTCACATACCTGACGCCGCGTTGGAGAGAAGAAGAAGGACGAGGACCAAAACGCATCCCTGCCATCTCTCGCGCAACATTGGAGCTTCTCCCTGCGTGCGACGACGATGCAAACGCCTGCTGGAACGAACTCGAGGCAGCAGACATGTCAGAATATATATACACCCGTACAAACAACGAATTTTTGCAATTTGTCCATAAATATATTCCGGCCGTAAGGAAAGGCCGTGAATTATCGTGGCTTCGATCGTGACACGGTTTGGAATACTATTCCTATTTATTTTCCGGCAAGCATGGGATGTATACGCGGGCCTGCGGCATTATTTGAGCTCCATGATGCATGCTTCCAGATGGATCGTCACCAGCAACACTAGTGCTACAACAGGAGGACAGGACACGCCGCCACAcggaaagaaggaaacaacaattgATCGAGGAGAAGAAGATGGAGTGGAACACTTTGGTCCGCTTGTGACACCGACCGATCAACCGATTCCATCAAAAGTGTCAACATCTGACAGGGCCACGATCACATGCATAGTCCAAGGACAGTTGCGTTTATCACCCGCCCAACACAATTTGGTGGGTAAACGGAGACACCTAACACCATCCTAACAAGTATGCTTGGCGATTTAGAGTAACTAACTGGTTAAGCTATAGCTCCTGATTAGCTAACAACAACTTCTTTTCGAGTAATACTGCAAACGGGTGGTTCATGGAAAGGAAACACTGCTCTTAACTAACAATATATCCTGCTATTTTCGTTCCTAGCCGAGGTATGTAAGCTCCGTGGATGGATGGACGAAGAAAAAACACACAATTGTTGGATTGGATTGGTTCTTCCCGTCACCGTTAAGCTTAATTTGGCTACCCTGCTGCTTGCAAATGCTCAAGGAAAGTAATCCTAGTACAAAGCAGCAATCGGGCAATCTAATCTAACCTCTTCATGTGGAAAGCGGTTGAATTGAAGTTAATTGTGAAGCTAAAAGAGAAGGAATCACATCTCAAAACAAGCTAGAGAATTTAAGAAGGGCAAGCTCAATTCAGTGGAAGAACTGCCGATGATTGCCGTACATACCTCAACTGGCCGGCCCCAGGAAGCTAGAGCTTGCTTCTCCCGCACAAAAAGCTATTGTGTGTATGGAAACGAGAAGTTGTTAACGCTCGCTTAACTAGACCCCTGGATCGATCCTCGTGCTTCTTGGAGCCTGCAGTCCGCGGCGGGGAGAGGCCTTCGCTCGGGGCTGTATGTATGACCATGTGAGCACAAGCGCATGGCCTTTTTTATATGCGCACTGGGCAACCACACCCGCGCTGATGTACGCTAGACGACGCACACACACACGGCTGACTGTGATTGGGCGATGCCGCGACCAAGAGATGCCAAGGTGGTGCAGCGCAGCGGCGAGGCCGCGAGAGAAGTGTTTGCCGACTTGTGTGTGGCTGGCTGTGCGCGTAGCGTACACACTGCACACGGCCAAGGAAGGAATAAAGAGATAGAGATTATATTTGACTGTGCCTTGTGTGTGTATGTAGTCCGCCGTCATCTTGTCCGTTAAACGTGTGCCATTTGCGCACGGGCGCATGCTGTCACTTTGATTTTCATGGCTGGGGTTGCGGCGTGTCGGACGTGGTCGGTCGCTAATTCGTGGCGTCAGTCGCTGGCCCGTACGTGTCGCCGAAAGATCGAGATTGTTTCATGCACGTTCTACGTTATATCCCTTGTACTACTATTGACATTcatggcctctttgattcacaggattgtcGAAATGAAGGAATAGAAAAAATGCAGGAATAGGTTGGCATGCCCGATAGTATCCTACATAATTTGAAAGAATGTTTGATAgcgcaggaaaaacaaaggaattctacaaagaggtttgagtgTATGGAAATTTTCCTTcaaaatgtagtacaaatgaatcctatggaataattcctaaggatgccaatcctacgaatcaaacgagcaTCACAGAAAAAATTCCTAAGGGTTCAAATTCTCAAAAAATCCTAtgcaattcctttgaatcaaaggagccctcagTTTGGCCAAGGGCTTCAGTTGGCAGTGCTGATGTGAGGAAAGCGTAAGCATTCGCCACACCGTCGATGCATCTGTGAGCGAGCCTGCTTGGATCAAGATTGCAGCTGCCTTTTAACCAAACCTCAAGTTAAACTGAATCCCCCGTAAAGCACTACGGTCAGATATAAGCCGTGAGCAGGCGAGTCCCGCCATGCCATGGTGTGTGGTGGTGTTGGGTACAACTTCAAACCCAAACCCCCCCTACACAGAGAGACACAGCCTACCGCAACGGCAGGCGAGTGCGAACCCAGCTTTGAGTTTGTCAAACCGGCCGTGCCGAATCAACGGCAGGTGACCCATCCGCACATCGCCTTCCAACGGCGCATCATCTCctctttctctttctttatttattatTATCTCTCCGCCGAATAATCCCTATCCCTCCTTTATCTGACGCCGATTCAAAAGCAAAGCATGGCCTATGCTCTTGATTAAGCCGACTCAAAAGCATGGCATGGCCTAGGTTGTTGAttaattagggcatgtacaatggaggTATATGGATGCATATGCCCCATGACAAAAAGGTAATTTGAGGCATCTGCATTTATTTTTCTCCCCAATACAAGCTATCACTAGTGGGACTCaataaaagataaaaaataaagactctagtacacatgcatctctacttttcactcTAACCTTTTCAGCATTTGTcaccggaccacactttttctcttcaaacacccgcctcctggagaggatcccgcttccctatccgaacctactttacgtcatatccgatcctacatggcatgcgaggcatcaccttgaggctatgcattgtacatgcccttagctaGCTCGTGCATGCCAATCCCAGCTTACTTTCGCGGTCTGGTGACGCCAACTCGTGGATATCCTTCATACCATCGCTGCTTTCCGGTGTCATCAGCGCCAAGGTTTCCCGTCTAGTTGCACCAAGAAAAGGTCACCAAGAAAAGGTAAGGCTAAAAGCAAAATCCGTTCTGCCTTTAGGATATAgaagcgttgcaaaaatcggctgACCGATCTCTGCCTCGCCACCCATGCTACGCGATAGGGCCCAACACCGCTTTGGAGTATATTTGACAAAAGACTACCACATCTCACGTCACCGTCCCATGGAACTATCACATTTTAAAAAGTGACCGCAAACTCCAGATTAGTATCAATTTTGTGACAAAAAACTATCAAATTGAGTTGATGATCTTTTTTTTATGATTTTAAACCTgtttatgacatgcgggacccgcgTGTCAGAGCTGACATGGCGGGAGAGTCAACTCCGTTTATTTTAACAGTTACGTTGACCGTTATTACATATGGGTCCCGCACGTCAGCATctaccttcttcttcctcgtcctctttCTCTCTTAGGCATTTCAACGAACACCTAGTGTTCGTGCCCACATCGTGAAACGGAGCATGGGCGCGCCGTCGAGCTCTGCGTCCTCGTTGGCGCGGACCCATTTCCAGCAACTGCAACAAACGGGTTGCCTCCACCGCCACTCTCCTTCGAAACCGTGCCTTCCCCGAGCAGCTCCCCCTTTCTCTCACCCTCGGAGACCTCCTGACATGGATCACACGATCCTCG is a genomic window containing:
- the LOC123093013 gene encoding glucan endo-1,3-beta-glucosidase 1, producing MLRERWQGCVLVLVLLLLSNAASGTSLGDDTILPTETEDSPSDLAKIVHSSKQTKRARVCGGADHRLLRSLADTGAEVMVSIPSSRLQHMAEFREEARLWVAANVAPFVPATMITHVLAGDDVLSSGSGSPGDAYSLVPAMLNLHAALVAARLDGRVRVSTALSSVPLAPSWSAGVAGLVLRFLSETGSPLFLKQAHAREAAADDARVADAYAAMRALGFSGIPLIAAEPEGLDGALVYRSYSHHTAGGGGGRRSLASGTFCVALQNADPTALQAGLSWACGQGQADCSAIQPGGACYKQNNLAALASYAYNDYYQKGSSTGATCSFNGTATTTTTDPSSGSCVFAGSSMAGGSNSSVPSASPPTSLAPPSGGLTPPVGSSPPSDFGPPPTGFGPPAGGFGPPTGFGPPSAFGPPGSFNGSGTFGPSGTLEPYGIGCRHVASLAASTLVSAVVLAVLVASPDLM